The following proteins come from a genomic window of Malus domestica chromosome 02, GDT2T_hap1:
- the LOC103407374 gene encoding uncharacterized protein, with amino-acid sequence MVSCSISEEFRIDRFGRSVCPILNNSDKNVRSITFSQVYQAYQKEFHISVRFESSFGKGLVKIVVQVICRLDHHLYAELDGHHSLSCCSLETTYRTTILGAIKSAVNSSTEVIYSENPDRNFVKSNNFAYAIVVVGEHPYAETAGDSPNLMMAEPGPSVISNVCESVKCIVILITGKPIVIEPYISSIDALVAAWLPGSEGQGITDVLFGDHGFSGKLPRTWFRTVDQLPMNVGDSNHDPLFPFGFGLETESVKELVTRSTSAGVVARPCMLIVMVALILSL; translated from the exons ATGGTTTCTTGCTCAATCAGTGAGGAATTCAGGATTGATCGATTTGGCAGAAGTGTATGCCCAATTCTTAACAATTCAGACAAGAACGTTAGGAGCATAACCTTTTCACAAGTTTATCAGGCTTACCAGAAAGAGTTCCACATCAGTGTGAGGTTTGAGTCGTCTTTTGGTAAGGGATTAGTGAAGATTGTAGTGCAGGTGATCTGCAGATTGGATCACCATCTTTATGCTGAATTGGATGGTCACCACTCATTATCCTGCTGCAGTTTAGAGACAACTTATC GGACTACGATCCTTGGTGCTATAAAATCAGCAGTCAACTCAAGCACAGAAGTTATATACAGTGAGAATCCTGATCGTAATTTTGTAAAGTCCAATAACTTTGCATATGCCATTGTTGTGGTTGGCGAGCATCCTTATGCTGAGACTGCGGGAGACAGCCCAAACCTAATGATGGCGGAACCTGGCCCAAGTGTCATCAGCAATGTGTGTGAAAGTGTCAAGTGCATTGTTATCTTAATAACTGGCAAACCTATTGTAATCGAACCATATATTTCCTCGATTGATGCTCTGGTGGCAGCATGGTTGCCAGGCTCTGAAGGCCAAGGCATTACTGATGTCCTTTTTGGGGATCATGGATTCAGTGGAAAGCTTCCAAGAACATGGTTCAGAACTGTCGATCAACTCCCAATGAATGTTGGTGATTCAAACCATGATCCACTTTTCCCGTTTGGGTTCGGACTGGAAACTGAGTCAGTAAAGGAGCTTGTAACAAG GTCGACCTCAGCTGGTGTTGTTGCAAGGCCATGCATGCTTATCGTCATGGTTGCTCTGATTCTCAGCTTATAG
- the LOC103407373 gene encoding disease resistance protein RPV1-like, producing the protein MWRQIEALIGKQPSFGGGSRIIITTRDKQSLNGLGGQIYEPEVLNDEDALKLFMQDAFRTKQPTKEYIDLSGHFTKYAQGLPLALKVLGGFLDNKSVLVWKDELKKIARNPNLGIQTVLRTSFDGLDGLQKKIFLDIACFFKQMKKDSATRIMEGCAFHPHTGLEVLVGRALVTISSDGVLEMHDLLEEMGHEIVREESIEEPGRRSRLCCCEDVRHVLTNKTATEAVESIIVHWPHSNNVVELDTAFAQMRKLRLLRVHTDYLPPDCEPANDHCQYEDLKFLSEKLSYLFWHKCPLKSLSSNFNRENLVEIDMQYSWVEHLWKGTKPLGKLKIINLKGSYRLKDTPDFTEAKNLEKLILGGCTSLYKVHPSISALEKLVLLDLSWCSKLKTFSSNICMKSLETFDLSFCSILEKFPEISEFMEKLSKLYLQGTAIKELPRSINNLRGLVTLNLEYCRELEILPSSIVQLKSLQFLNFSCCPKLKAFPRIVRNMMEGLRELRLDETSVGALCPSISSLENLEILSLERCKKLRSLPSSIHMRSLQTLNLSSCSNLYNFPEIPEVMNLFELNLDETAISELPSSIKNFTELVTLSLKDCRRLEILPSSIRMRSLQALNVSGCSNLKNFPEFLKVTENLTELHLDWTMFAEVPSAYQSLIKQASRQKFAQVRGIAIKELPSIVYSLTGLATLTLRYSKHFKSLTSSICQLKSLNYLSLSGCTNLEVFPDSICKTVWKD; encoded by the exons ATGTGGAGACAAATTGAAGCCTTAATTGGAAAGCAACCTTCATTTGGTGGCGGAAGTCGAatcattataacaactagagaTAAACAGTCACTAAATGGACTTGGTGGTCAGATATATGAGCCCGAGGTGTTAAACGATGAAGATGCTCTCAAGCTGTTTATGCAGGATGCTTTCAGGACAAAGCAACCCACAAAAGAATACATTGATCTGTCAGGCCATTTCACAAAATATGCTCAAGGTTTGCCTTTAGCACTCAAAGTCTTGGGAGGATTCCTCGATAACAAAAGTGTACTTGTGTGGAAAGATGAGTTAAAGAAAATAGCGAGAAATCCGAACCTGGGAATCCAGACAGTCCTTAGAACAAGCTTTGATGGACTAGATGGTTTGCAGAAGAAAATATTTCTTGATATTGCATGTTTCTTTAAACAAATGAAGAAAGACTCTGCAACAAGGATTATGGAGGGTTGTGCCTTCCATCCCCATACCGGATTAGAGGTTCTAGTTGGTAGAGCTCTTGTCACCATCTCATCTGATGGTGTCCTCGAGATGCATGATTTACTAGAGGAAATGGGTCATGAAATCGTACGCGAGGAATCTATAGAAGAGCCTGGGAGGCGCAGTAGGTTATGCTGCTGTGAAGATGTCCGTCATGTGTTAACTAATAAAACG GCTACAGAAGCAGTTGAAAGCATAATTGTGCATTGGCCacactcaaacaatgtggtgGAATTAGATACCGCCTTTGCTCAAATGCGAAAACTAAGACTACTCAGAGTCCATACCGACTATTTACCACCAGACTGCGAGCCGGCCAATGATCACTGCCAGTACGAGGATCTAAAGTTTCTCTCTGAAAAACTAAGTTATCTATTCTGGCACAAATGTCCCCTAAAGTCTTTGTCGTCCAATTTTAACCGCGAGAATCTTGTTGAGATTGACATGCAATATAGTTGGGTTGAACACCTCTGGAAAGGAACTAAG CCTCTGGGAAAGTTGAAAATTATCAATTTAAAAGGCTCTTATCGTCTTAAGGACACACCTGACTTCACTGAGGCAAAGAATCTTGAGAAGCTAATTCTTGGTGGATGCACAAGTTTATATAAGGTTCACCCATCCATTTCTGCCCTTGAAAAACTTGTCCTCTTGGATCTAAGTTGGTGCAGCAAACTCAAGACCTTTTCAAGCAACATTTGTATGAAATCTCTTGAAACCTTTGATCTCTCTTTTTGCTCAATACTTGAGAAGTTTCCAGAGATTTCAGAATTTATGGAGAAGCTTTCAAAGCTTTATTTGCAAGGGACTGCAATAAAAGAACTGCCTCGATCAATTAACAATCTTAGGGGGCTTGTTACTTTGAATCTTGAATATTGCAGAGAACTTGAGATTCTTCCAAGCAGCATTGTTCAACTCAAGTCCTtgcaatttcttaatttttcttgttgTCCAAAGCTCAAGGCCTTTCCAAGAATTGTCAGAAATATGATGGAAGGATTAAGAGAGCTTCGCTTGGATGAGACATCTGTTGGAGCCCTTTGCCCATCAATTTCATCTCTTGAAAACCTTGAGATTTTGAGTCTAGAGCGATGCAAGAAACTTCGTAGCCTTCCAAGTAGCATTCATATGAGATCTCTTCAAACCCTTAATCTTTCCAGCTGCTCAAATCTGTATAATTTTCCAGAAATTCCTGAAGTTATGAACCTATTTGAGCTTAATTTAGATGAGACTGCAATTTCAGAACTGCCCTCGTCCATAAAAAATTTTACGGAACTCGTTACCCTGAGCCTGAAGGATTGCAGAAGATTAGAGATTCTTCCAAGCAGCATTCGTATGAGATCTCTTCAAGCCCTGAATGTTTCTGGCTGCTCAAATCTGAAGAATTTTCCAGAGTTTCTAAAAGTTACGGAGAACCTAACAGAGCTTCATTTAGATTGGACTATGTTTGCAGAAGTCCCATCAGCATACCAATCTCTTATAAAGCAAGCCTCTCGCCAAAAATTTGCTCAGGTTAGAGGGATTGCAATTAAAGAATTGCCATCCATAGTTTATAGTCTTACGGGACTTGCTACTTTGACGCTACGGTATAGCAAACACTTTAAGAGTCTTACAAGCAGCATTTGTCAACTCAAGTCCCTAaattatctctctctttctggtTGTACAAATCTTGAGGTGTTTCCAGACAGTATCTGCAAAACTGTCTGGAAAGATTAG
- the LOC139187597 gene encoding uncharacterized protein, whose translation MKGPSAPRPEFKPSSVCLAKMVQNFIEESNEKQPPPKCGRNRCNCFHGNSNDSSDDELDIFGGGFGDSISSGLFGGDASDILKSLIPCVSVSERNLLADTVRIVEANKNLKQKDDLRKMVTDGLQSLGYDSSTCKSK comes from the exons ATGAAGGGACCGTCAGCGCCGCGGCCTGAGTTCAAGCCAAGTTCGGTCTGCTTGGCGAAGATGGTTCAGAATTTCATCGAAGAAAGCAACGAGAAGCAACCTCCGCCGAAATGTGGACGGAACCGCTGCAATTGCTTTCACGGCAACAGCAATGACAGCTCCGACGACGAGCTCGATATATTCGGTGGAGGTTTCGGTGATTCAATCTCCTCCGGTTTGTTCGGTGGCGACGCCTCAGATATTCTTAAG AGTCTGATTCCATGCGTGAGCGTCTCGGAGAGAAACCTCCTGGCCGATACGGTGAGGATCGTCGAAGCAAACAAGAATCTCAAACAAAAAGACGATTTGAGGAAGATGGTCACCGACGGACTGCAATCCCTCGGCTATGATTCCTCCACCTGCAAATCCAAATAG